Proteins from a genomic interval of Niabella soli DSM 19437:
- a CDS encoding aldo/keto reductase — protein MRNKLGTSTLAITPITLGAWAIGGAMWGGNEEADSLAAIKASIDNGITSIDTAPVYGMGYSEELVGKAIKGYDRSSLQILTKFGMVWDQVRGDFAFERKDNDGVVRSIYRYGGYDNAIKEVELSLKRLQTDYIDLIQLHWPDSTTPISETMEAMQRMLEEGKVKAIGVCNYNGAQLEEAEKTVRLASDQVPYSMLKRKIEQEVVPYAQQHELSIIAYSPMERGLLTGKYNSAYQLHEDDHRNNYFKQFDLKKVAQLTDHLTEMAAGYNATIAQLALAWVVRQPTVAAALAGARNARQAAENAGAMQLKLSAADLRQIEKWLAE, from the coding sequence ATGAGAAATAAACTGGGAACAAGCACACTTGCTATAACACCCATAACACTGGGCGCTTGGGCCATAGGCGGCGCCATGTGGGGCGGTAATGAAGAAGCCGATTCGCTGGCCGCCATAAAAGCTTCAATTGATAATGGCATTACTTCTATTGATACCGCGCCTGTTTACGGCATGGGCTATAGCGAAGAGCTGGTAGGAAAAGCAATAAAAGGCTACGACCGGAGCTCGCTGCAAATACTAACCAAATTTGGTATGGTATGGGATCAAGTAAGAGGTGATTTTGCCTTTGAACGTAAGGATAATGACGGTGTGGTAAGAAGCATTTATCGCTATGGGGGTTATGACAATGCAATAAAGGAAGTGGAACTGAGCTTGAAACGCCTGCAGACGGACTATATAGACCTGATCCAGTTGCACTGGCCCGACAGTACCACGCCGATCAGTGAAACGATGGAAGCGATGCAGCGCATGCTGGAAGAAGGAAAAGTAAAAGCCATCGGTGTTTGTAATTATAACGGAGCGCAACTGGAAGAAGCAGAAAAAACAGTACGGCTGGCATCAGACCAGGTGCCCTACAGCATGCTTAAAAGAAAAATAGAACAGGAGGTAGTGCCTTATGCGCAGCAGCATGAGCTTTCAATAATTGCCTATAGCCCCATGGAGCGCGGACTGCTGACAGGTAAATACAATAGCGCGTATCAACTACATGAGGATGATCACCGGAATAACTACTTTAAGCAATTTGATCTGAAAAAGGTAGCACAATTAACGGATCATCTAACTGAAATGGCTGCAGGTTATAATGCAACAATTGCACAACTAGCATTGGCCTGGGTAGTGCGTCAGCCAACAGTTGCGGCAGCGCTGGCTGGCGCCCGGAATGCCCGGCAGGCGGCAGAAAACGCCGGGGCCATGCAATTGAAATTATCTGCAGCAGACCTGCGGCAGATCGAAAAATGGTTGGCGGAATAA
- a CDS encoding alpha-L-fucosidase: protein MRKLLLSSLLGIAITAGAQNVKPPAPVYPVPTANQLAWHKLETYAFIHFTTNTFTDKEWGYGDEDPKVFNPTKVDATQWATVLKQTGFKAMILTTKHHDGFTLWPSKYTDHSVKNSPWKNGKGDIVKEASDAARKAGLKFGVYLSPWDRNRADYGTPSYITYYRNQLKELFTNYGPIFEMWFDGANGGDGYYGGKREKRKINGATYYDWPTTLKMVRSIQPNVLFFSDAGPDIRWVGNERGQAGRTNWNTITPDTLYAGKAGIEKLLNTGSADGTKWIPAEVDVSIRPGWFYHASEDSKVKTPEQLFDVYLTSVGRGSNLLLNIPPDRNGAFHPEDVQSLYGFKKLLDERLTHNLAKGAKITTSNTRGNAAAYNGAKMIDGNEKTYWATDDGITGASFEAVLPVPKEIKYVVLQEYIPLGQRVKSFTVEVFDKGNWKQVADETTIGYKRILKIDPVTTGKVRVTIKASKAAPVMAAFGLY from the coding sequence ATGAGAAAATTATTACTAAGTTCCCTTTTAGGGATCGCCATAACGGCCGGGGCGCAAAATGTAAAACCGCCGGCGCCCGTGTATCCGGTGCCAACGGCGAACCAGTTGGCCTGGCATAAACTGGAAACCTATGCTTTCATTCATTTTACGACCAATACTTTTACGGATAAAGAGTGGGGCTATGGCGATGAAGATCCCAAAGTGTTTAATCCCACAAAAGTAGATGCAACGCAATGGGCTACCGTACTGAAACAGACGGGTTTTAAAGCCATGATCCTTACTACCAAACACCACGACGGGTTTACATTGTGGCCGAGCAAATACACAGATCATTCAGTGAAAAACAGTCCCTGGAAAAACGGAAAGGGTGATATTGTAAAAGAGGCAAGTGATGCAGCGAGGAAAGCGGGATTGAAATTTGGAGTGTACTTATCGCCTTGGGATCGTAACCGGGCTGATTATGGCACTCCCTCCTATATTACCTACTACCGTAACCAGTTGAAAGAGCTGTTTACCAATTACGGACCGATTTTTGAAATGTGGTTTGACGGGGCAAATGGTGGTGACGGCTACTATGGGGGAAAAAGAGAAAAACGAAAGATCAACGGCGCTACATATTATGATTGGCCCACAACCTTGAAAATGGTGCGTAGCATACAACCTAATGTACTGTTTTTTAGTGATGCAGGGCCTGATATCCGTTGGGTAGGCAACGAAAGAGGGCAGGCCGGTAGAACCAACTGGAACACAATTACGCCGGATACACTGTATGCAGGCAAAGCGGGGATTGAAAAATTATTGAATACAGGATCGGCAGACGGCACCAAATGGATCCCTGCGGAAGTGGATGTTTCTATTCGTCCGGGTTGGTTTTATCACGCTTCGGAAGACAGTAAAGTAAAAACACCCGAACAGCTATTCGATGTATATCTTACCTCTGTAGGACGTGGATCTAATTTGTTGCTGAATATTCCCCCCGACCGGAACGGGGCATTTCATCCGGAAGATGTGCAGTCGCTTTACGGGTTTAAGAAATTGCTCGATGAACGGCTAACCCACAACCTTGCAAAAGGTGCTAAGATCACCACAAGTAATACAAGGGGAAATGCTGCCGCGTATAACGGCGCAAAAATGATCGACGGCAATGAAAAGACTTATTGGGCTACGGATGATGGTATTACCGGCGCCAGCTTTGAAGCAGTATTGCCGGTACCCAAAGAAATTAAATATGTAGTCTTGCAGGAATACATTCCCCTGGGGCAACGGGTGAAAAGTTTTACCGTAGAAGTTTTTGATAAGGGCAACTGGAAGCAGGTGGCCGATGAAACAACGATCGGGTATAAACGTATTTTAAAAATTGACCCGGTAACGACTGGTAAAGTGCGGGTAACGATTAAAGCTTCCAAGGCTGCACCGGTAATGGCAGCTTTTGGGCTATACTAG
- a CDS encoding alpha-L-fucosidase, whose translation MNRFFLLFAVCTFWCYRVGAQEEGVHQQSTVYEWPTDPLVKQKLDHWQDQKFGMIIHWGLYAVPGIVESWSICSEDWIGRDSTIAYPDYKKWYWGLKKDFNPVHFDPDQWAGAAKAAGMRYVVFTTKHHDGFNMFDTKQSDFKISNGPFAANPKADVAKYVFDAFRKQGFMIGAYFSKPDWHNENYWWPMYATPDRNVNYNIKKFPWRWQKFKDFVYNQISELMHNYGSMDILWLDGGWVRPIETVNAEVRSWGAKIPETGQDIDMPRIAKMAREAQPGILMVDRTVHGPYENYQTPEQRVPDHKLNNPWESCMTLGNAWGYVPGDKLKPAAKVIHTLVEVVAKGGSLLLGVGPQPDGMLTKESVARLQEIGKWVNANGAAIYNTRAIDNYKSGDTYFVQSKEGKTEFAIHLVKNNAVPDVVEWEGNIPAKGSVVKAVATGEKAKWSVAGGKVTIQVPSKLKNNKENPALAFSFVKG comes from the coding sequence ATGAATAGATTTTTTTTGTTGTTTGCTGTATGCACTTTTTGGTGTTACAGGGTAGGGGCACAGGAAGAAGGCGTGCACCAACAGTCGACCGTTTATGAGTGGCCAACAGATCCCCTGGTAAAACAGAAGCTGGATCACTGGCAGGATCAGAAATTCGGGATGATCATTCACTGGGGACTGTATGCGGTACCGGGGATCGTGGAGTCCTGGTCCATTTGCTCCGAAGACTGGATCGGGCGCGATAGCACCATCGCTTATCCTGATTATAAAAAATGGTATTGGGGGCTTAAAAAAGATTTCAATCCCGTGCATTTCGATCCGGATCAATGGGCCGGCGCAGCAAAAGCAGCAGGGATGCGCTATGTGGTATTTACGACCAAGCACCACGACGGTTTTAATATGTTCGACACCAAACAATCTGATTTTAAAATATCTAATGGCCCCTTCGCCGCAAATCCAAAGGCAGATGTGGCAAAATATGTTTTTGATGCCTTCCGCAAACAGGGGTTTATGATCGGCGCTTATTTTTCCAAACCCGACTGGCATAATGAAAATTACTGGTGGCCCATGTATGCCACGCCCGACCGGAACGTGAATTACAATATTAAAAAATTCCCCTGGCGCTGGCAAAAGTTCAAAGATTTTGTATACAACCAGATCAGCGAGTTGATGCATAATTATGGCAGCATGGATATTCTTTGGCTGGATGGCGGCTGGGTGCGTCCTATTGAAACCGTGAATGCAGAAGTGCGTTCCTGGGGCGCCAAGATCCCCGAAACCGGTCAGGACATTGATATGCCCCGGATCGCTAAAATGGCGCGTGAAGCGCAACCGGGGATCCTGATGGTAGACCGTACCGTGCATGGTCCCTATGAGAACTATCAAACACCTGAGCAACGGGTGCCGGATCATAAACTCAACAACCCCTGGGAAAGTTGTATGACGCTGGGGAATGCCTGGGGCTATGTTCCCGGCGATAAGCTGAAGCCAGCGGCAAAAGTGATCCACACGCTGGTGGAAGTGGTGGCCAAGGGCGGAAGTTTATTATTGGGTGTTGGCCCCCAGCCGGATGGCATGCTTACAAAAGAATCTGTGGCACGTTTGCAGGAAATAGGAAAATGGGTCAATGCAAACGGCGCCGCAATTTATAACACGCGCGCTATTGATAATTACAAAAGCGGGGATACTTATTTTGTGCAATCAAAAGAAGGCAAAACGGAATTTGCTATTCATCTGGTTAAGAATAACGCCGTTCCGGACGTTGTTGAGTGGGAGGGGAATATACCTGCAAAAGGATCGGTTGTAAAAGCTGTTGCCACCGGTGAAAAGGCAAAATGGTCTGTAGCGGGGGGCAAGGTAACCATACAGGTTCCATCCAAATTGAAAAACAACAAAGAAAATCCCGCACTGGCATTTTCATTTGTGAAAGGTTAA
- the pyrH gene encoding UMP kinase: MHKYKRVLLKLSGESLMGNKNFGMDSEVISQYAREIKAVTDLGIEVALVIGGGNIYRGMNEVETGIERAHGDYMGMLATVINGMALQAGLEKIGLFTRLQSAIKMEQIAEPYIRRRAIRHLEKGRVVIFGAGTGNPYFTTDTAGSLRAIEINADVILKGTRVDGVYTADPEKDPTATKYDEVTYQECLTKNLRIMDMTAFTLCMENNLPIIVFDMNQEGNLKKLVEGEKIGTLIR; encoded by the coding sequence ATGCATAAGTACAAACGGGTTTTGTTAAAACTTTCAGGCGAATCGTTGATGGGAAATAAAAATTTCGGAATGGATTCTGAAGTTATTTCCCAATATGCCCGGGAGATAAAAGCAGTTACCGACTTAGGTATTGAAGTGGCCTTAGTGATCGGCGGTGGTAATATTTACCGGGGGATGAACGAGGTGGAAACAGGGATAGAACGCGCCCATGGCGACTATATGGGCATGCTGGCTACCGTTATTAACGGAATGGCCCTACAGGCAGGACTGGAAAAGATCGGCCTGTTTACCCGTTTGCAAAGCGCTATTAAAATGGAACAGATCGCCGAACCCTATATCCGGCGCCGCGCCATACGCCACCTGGAAAAAGGACGGGTGGTTATTTTTGGTGCCGGCACGGGCAACCCCTATTTCACAACCGATACAGCAGGTTCTTTACGTGCGATCGAGATCAATGCGGATGTGATCCTGAAAGGCACCCGTGTAGATGGTGTTTACACCGCAGATCCCGAAAAAGACCCTACCGCTACAAAATATGATGAAGTCACCTACCAGGAATGCCTGACAAAAAACCTGCGCATTATGGACATGACAGCTTTTACCCTTTGCATGGAGAACAACCTGCCGATTATCGTTTTTGATATGAACCAGGAAGGGAACCTGAAAAAACTGGTTGAAGGGGAAAAGATCGGGACATTGATCCGTTAA